The nucleotide window aaggaaaaaactgggaaaatgttTATACCAAAATCTCtcacaaagaaatttaaaatttttaaatttaatttattttttaaattaaattttaaaaatccttgaaaattaaaactatagtaatataaatataaaaataaacatgaacaTAATATAACTTAtgtaatttaataaatgaaaatattaaaaataaaataaaattttctattgaTTAAAGAAGTACAAAATTAAAGAACTCCAAGATTCACATCACATTTACCAAGTTGTCTAAtgtgatcaaaaaggaaaatgataaatgttcaaggggatgtgggaaaattgggacactaatacactgctggtggagttgtaaattggtccaaccattctgaagggcaatctGGAGCCATAAAACTATATCTACCCTTTGACTaagcaatatcactactgggtttgtatcccaaagagaccaaagatagggggaaaggaattacttatacaaaaatatttatagcaattcttttgtagtgacaaagaattagaaactgaagggatgtccatcagttggggaatggctgaacaagttgtggtatatggttgctatggaatactattgtgccataagaaatgatgaatgagatGATCACAgtgaaatctggaaagatttatatgagctgctgcaaagtgaagtgaaaaaaaaaaacaggatcacacTGTATATGGTAACAGACATATTGTATAATGATTAACCATGAAGGACTATACTATTAACAGCAATGTAAGATTCTAAGATAATCCTAAggagctcatgatgaaaaatgctgtccacagccaaagaaggaactgttggaatatgattgcagatcaaagcattccattttccactttatttccttcatgagtttttttcttgcatgtgtgatatgtatcttctttcatgggatgaagaacatggaaacatgtaATGCATGatagcactggtataacctatatcagactacttCCTGacttagggaagagggaaggagagaatatgaacTGCAAAAAAGTCTGATAacaattgtttctatgtgtaattgaaaagaaaatgttaactTCTAAAGAAGCTAATATAAAGCTATATACAATTTTTGGTAACTATTTCTCTAGGAAATAATTGCATGAAAAGAAGTCTTGCAATAAATTGACATTTCCAAGTAAGGaaattttttttgatgattttgTCAAAATGACAGAAGAATAAATGAAGTGGTGAAAGAAGCTCTATCTTATTTTCTTGTAAGTAGAAAACATTATAATTTAGTCTAGAATATTTCAATGCTGAgattattaaaattatctcaGAAAGGCAACATAGCATTGTAAAAAAACACTGGACTTAAAGacagaaaacttgaattcaagtcatgCCTCCATCCCTAAATGTCAATGTAGACTGGataagtctcttaatctctctaaAAGTGTTTTTTCATCTAGTTTCTTTGTATACCAAGCACTAAGCACAGTTCCTTGTacatagtatgcacttaataagTGTCAAATCtgcaaaattaatataatatctaCCCACCTCAAAGGTcaaaaaagaactttgtaaattgtaaatcactacataaatgttagggtttttttttcaatacaaACTCACATATATGGTCCCATTTCTAGAAGAAAAGGTCTACCATGCCATTGGACTTATGAAATTGCTAAGGAATGCAGGATAATGGACCTAGAACTGtccataaaaaatagaaaagagaaagacaaaactgAGAAATACACCTTCAGGTATGTGTCCTGGGGAATGGAAAGTGGTTCATAGTCTGAAACCCAAGAAAATACCAACCTAATGCTAATTTCTGGAATGCATGCAACCAACTACTAGCTACTTGTCCAGTTAACCAAAATCATATATTAAAGTAACAGTACCTTATTGCTAACTTCATTTTGCATGACAGTATTTAATTTAATCAAGGtgtcatctttttcatttcattttatttcttttctgcttttcaaGTACATTTTAATACAATTGATAAACATTATGCCAATGTATAATCCAAAGccaaattttattatcttttttcttacaCTGTTATCATTTGAAATATACCCCCATAAGTAATTcatgcacacagtaggtgctcaataagtaTATTTTTACCATGTGTTATTTTTAGAATGATGAAAATCCTGATGTCAAATCCCAAATGGGATATGCATAATTTTGTAGTagacaaaatatataattttacaataaatattttataagaattcACCCAAAAGAGGGAGCACTTACAGTTTAGTaattccattaaaaaagaaaaaaggaaaaaagaagaaacatacTATGCCTAAAACCTCTATTTTATGATCCCTGGATCAATAATGTTTATAAACCTAGGGCTACCTGCACCCTATGGTCATAAGACTATCTAACATTCAGGTGAAAAGATTATGCTTAGCTTCCACTTAACAGAAATCCTACCTTTTAATTCTATGGCAGGAGTACAAcagattttcaaaaattttaattgtgTTCCCTACATAACACAAAATAATCAAATATACtcttcagcaaaaaaaaaaataacactccATTGTAAGCAGAAAGAATCATATACAAATAAGCACTAATTCATACTTATTGAAACTATGTTaaactgtttaaaatattttggtatgtaACACAACAAATCAagctaatttaaatataaaataaatctctgCAATAAATAGTTGGAAAACAAGATTTTCTTCAATGTTCACAGAAACAAAAATTATACTGTAGCCACAAATAAAATCATTCTAAAcccttatttttagttttaacttGAAAAATTCTAGGTGCTTTCcccaggtaaaagaaaaaaactacatTAGCCCAATTTAAATTATCTTCCAAAAAAGGAGTATCAAACTCAACCATATCATgctaaatatttatagttgtgaaATCAATAGTTCCACATTTCATATGTATCTTTTAGAGTAAGGTCAATTCATATTTACTTTTAAGTAGTTGATATAGCTTTTGAATAACAGATGTAGTCACATCTACTTCCCCACCCTCCAAAAAAGTGAAAAGGTAAACCAAAAGGTTAGAAAATTGTCTGCTAGATTGCTCCTAACAAAATCCATGTTCAGTGGATTATTTTaactatttacattttttatataaCATAATTAACCTATGAGTCCTTAAAGAATGGCTTTTGACATTATTTCTACATTCCAACTCACACCTTAATAAATTTAGTTGCaagttatataaatattcatggtctagaaatgaattaatttcttGGGTAAAACATTGCATATTTAGAAGTCCGAAAGCCAAGTAAGTCCCTTATTTCATTTCGGAATTTTGATAGATCTTGGCGAAGTTCATTGAGATTTTCTACAGTTGCTTGATCTGTACTTTGCATCTTCTGTCTCATGGATGTTAAATAACGGTGGACTAAGCAACACATCACTTTTTGGtagttttcatctcttttttgtttCAGGTTTCTCCattccttcaaaataaaaaatagcattCTATACTAGTGATGATTATTTGCATTTAtacaaacaagacatagttttacatTTTCGGGTGATACTCAAATACATAAACATCCTGTAAGTGTAAGTGCTTCTGTCCTTTCTCAATCCATCATATTCCTATGATTACAAGTTGTCACTTCAtagtctttcatatttatttatttcaaactAATTTGTAGAAGTATAAAACTATGGCAATTAATGTGACATCACTGCAATATGCACTCAATTATTTattcaaagaaaatgaatcctTTTATGATCTAATTTACTTACCTGTACTCATCATATATTTTTagttataagaaaaaatattctgtactcagaaaatataaaaagcttttaattcaatttgaaatttaaaatagacTTAAAAATATTGAGACAGGCAATTATTTTACATTCATGGCATTTTGTTAGCaaagttctattttttaattgaaatgagACTTTATAAGATGTACCTAAATTTTCACAATTTCTTACCTTTAAACTGTTTTGCCGTTTGACCTTGCCCTTTGATGTATGAGAGCAAACCCACTTACTAAGACTACTTAGTAGATAGCAAATGGTTTTGGGAGAAGGAATGATATTGAAAGGTGGAGGTAGTGTACATTTGTCATCAAAGTAGCTAAGCCACAACTTAGCACGGGCAAATTTCCATTCTTTGTCCTCATGGTTCTGTAATGTTAAGGCATATGAAAAATACTGCTGaaaattttatgttaaaaatcCCACATGTAGtcctaaaatattaaattttcatgatgcaataaagaaaataatttaacttatAACTACATACTATGGTATAGAAATtcataattgatatttatattgtAAAAACACATGCTAATTGTgaaaatgtatactattctaaaATTAATGATTATGATCAAAGCTTCAAAgatacttttcttcatatttt belongs to Monodelphis domestica isolate mMonDom1 chromosome 8, mMonDom1.pri, whole genome shotgun sequence and includes:
- the TRPC1 gene encoding short transient receptor potential channel 1 isoform X5, whose protein sequence is MYTTSSILGPLQISMGQMLQDFGKFLGMFLLVLFSFTIGLTQLYDKGYTGSQEPKDCAGIFCEQQSNDTFHSFIGTCFALFWYIFSLAHVAIFVTRFSYGEELQSFVGAVIVGTYNVVVVIVLTKLLVAMLHKSFQLIANHEDKEWKFARAKLWLSYFDDKCTLPPPFNIIPSPKTICYLLSSLSKWVCSHTSKGKVKRQNSLKEWRNLKQKRDENYQKVMCCLVHRYLTSMRQKMQSTDQATVENLNELRQDLSKFRNEIRDLLGFRTSKYAMFYPRN